Genomic window (Daucus carota subsp. sativus chromosome 5, DH1 v3.0, whole genome shotgun sequence):
CGGGACAAGAGACAACCTCAACTCTACTTGTTTGGACATTGATTTTATTGAGTCAGCATACAGAATGGCAAGAGCGCGCCAGAGAAGAGGTTTTGCATACCTTTGGAAACAGAACACCAGATATTGATGGCTTAAATCACCTCAAAGTTGTAAGTTTCACGCCTTCATTAACAATATTAAGGAAATGTGGGTATGGTATCATTTTATGAGCTTGTGTAAACTTGAATATAGCCTAacactgaattttttttatgttgtttGATTTTGCAGCTTAATATGATTTTGCTGGAGACGCTTAGATTATACCCTTCAGGAGTTGTCCTTGGTCGATCTATTTCTGAAGATACAAAATTAGGAGATACGATCCTTCCTGGCGGAATACTACTACATCTGCCAGTCATACTGTTGCATCATGATAAAGAGATCTGGggtgatgatgctaaggaattcaagcCAGAGAGATTTTCCGAAGGTGTGCTCAAGGCAACAAAGGGGAAAGCAGTATTCTTTCCTTTCAGCATGGGACCTCGGGTTTGCATTGGACAGAATTTCGCAATGCTGGAGTCCAAATTGGCAATAGCCATGATACTGCAACGCTTTTCTTTCGTGCTTTCCCCATCCTATATACATGCTCCTTACACCATCATTACTCTTCATCCTCAATATGGTGCTCCCTTGACTCTAAAAGCATTATAGAGAAATTTTACTTGTATGAGTAGTTGGTGAAGTCTGATTACACGGGGTTTGTGTCTACGTTCTCTTGTATCATTGTCAAAGTTTAGTTCCCTTTTTCATGAAAATACAATACTTAATAAGTAGTACATGCACTTTTTTGTTCGCCATTGCTGCAGTGTTACTTGAGGATATCTttctgttaatttcagagttcTGCAATGAACGATTCCTTAATCGAAATCTTATAGTTTCGAAAAGCAAGACACCATTAGATCTTACTTCCTATCTACTACCTTTGTTGAATAGTAAATAAAAACATGGATTCAAACATATCAAACACAGAATCCATCAGTATATCCATGGACTGAAAATGCACAGAACATGTCTAAGTTAAAGTGTTATTACCCCTGCTTTCACTTTGACACGTTCAACTgggattttataatctatggatTGTATCCGATATTGATTTTATACGAATTCGAGATAAAATGCCGTAAAGTTGATATAGATTCTTTAGAACTTAAGCATAAAACTTCAAAATCACATAGATTTTGGTGGAATTTCAAAAAGCTCAAAATACACTAAATAATGCGACAACATCCATCATTCTACGAAGTCCAAAAAATTCCATCAGTATTTGAATACCAATCGAATATCATCgaatttttaagtataatttaaaatgtcaATTGAATGCCACCAAATtttatagtataatttaaaatccaagattcaatatattttttaaaatccgagttAAATATTCccggatttcataaataaataaaaatctttaaaatcttaATCAAGTACACCCTGTAATTTCTACCATCTACTGTTACATTTTTCATGCTTGGACAAATCTGTCCAAAAAACTGATGGATCCAATGTCTCTTTTAAGTACATTCAATAACCGACAGCTTATACCATTTGAACTGATGCTAAAAGTCAGATTTGTAGCGGTGAAACTGATGGCCAATAtgcaaaataaatgaaatagaagaaaaaataaGTAATGACTTTTTAAGACTTGGAACAATAAACTCTCTTCATAATGCTCTGCTTTTTATTGGGGATCATTAAGATGATTATTCTGTTTCCCTACAAATGCCATATACAGTACTAACTTAACAAACATATGAATTCTCCGTTTCAAGTATATTCACTCAATTTTTCCAACTCTGCCAGTGATATTTTCTTGACTAATATGGCTCCTGATGCTATAGCCAAAAACATTGTTTTTGTTATGTTCATAAAACAGATATCATCCAACTTTGATTCATTCAGTAGCAAATCTTCTCTGATAAGGGATtctataaatatgatttttcaTCATTTCTCGCATGTTACCTATATAATTAAACAAATGTGGTAGAAAGATAAGTAGAATTTGAGTTCAGAAGAAATGGCTTCAAATGCATTTGTTTCAGAAATCATTGGTTTGCTAAGTTTCCTGGCATTGCTGTGCATATCTGATTCGAGCAAAGTTACACCAGACAAATTTTTTGATGTCCGAAGATATAGTGCAGTCTCTGATGGAAAAACAGACAACTCTCAGGTAAGAAAAATGAGATCGCGTTTGGCTTatcatatttttcagaaataagttaCTTATTTTCATAAAAACAGGGGGGCAAACATGCCCTACGTTGTGTGTGAGCGCACACTTTTTTCACCAGTCGGTTCATATTTTTTTGATCTGCAGGCATTTCTTAAAGCATGGAGGGAAGCATGCAACTGTGATGGAAAATGTTGGGTTTCAGTTCCAAAAGGGACTTACAAGCTTGGAAATGTAGGTTTTGTTGGGCCATGCAAAGGGGTCACAGGATTTTTGATTCGGGGGGCTATTGTAGCTCCTACTGATCCAGCTCAGTTCACAGAGCGCTGGATCCTCTTTCAATATGTTGAAAACTTGTTGATCAAAGGTGGTGGCACACTGGATGGTCAAGGTGCTTCAGCTTGGCCACATAATGACTGTAGAATCAATCCTCATTGCAAGCCTCTTCCTGCTGTCAGTTGATTCTTGCACTTACTCTTATCAAATTACCTTCCTTTTTTCGCtattttgttgttttattaCTAAAACAGACACAATGACACAATCTGTTTAATTTTGTTGTGTTTTTTGAACAGACACTGAGCTTTGATTTTGTCACTCATTCAAGAATCCACCACCTCAAGTCACTAAACAGCAAAAGTGTTCATTTCAACCTTTTCGCATGTAACAACATCACAATCAACAAAGTTGAACTGACAGCTCCTGCCGATAGCCCAAACACGGATGGCATCCGTATCGGACAATCAAACCACATCAAAATCTCACAGTCTGTAATTGGCACTGGAGATGATTGCATAGCCATGATCAATGGCGTTAGAAATGTCGTTATCTCTAATGTTTCATGTGGCCCGGGACATGGCATAAGTATAGGAAGCCTGGGAAGAGCTTCAAATGAACAAGTTCATGATATAAAAGTACTCAACTGCAACATCAGCAACACTCAAAATGGCCTGAGAGTCAAAACATGGGCACCCTCATTTTCTGGCATGGTTTCAAATTTGACATACCAAAACATTTTAATGAATGAAGTGAGCAACCCCATCATATTTGATCAAAACTATTGTCCAAACCGTAGCTGCAGTAAGAAGGTAAAAATTCTGTTTTTCAGCATATATCTTGCTCTGCAAATTTTTAACGCATTTTATTCATAGGCATACTTGTTAAAGTCTTCCTCTACcaccttaagattttagataAAATGGTTGCTCAATATGGTATCACATATCAATTCTGTTAGGGTCTTCCTCTAACACCTCGAGGTCGAGCTGATTACTTAACATGGTAATCTTTCAATATGGTAAACTAATTACAATGTTCATATATTCAGGCGCAATCACGTGTAAAAATTAGCAATGCCACATTTAAGAATATAAGAGGGACATCAAGGTCGAAAATCGCCGTGAATTTCCAATGTAGCGGAGTTGAGCCATGTGACAGAGTAACGCTAGATAACATCAACTTGGCATACCATGGCCCCGGAGGACCAGCAGAGTCTTTATGCAGGAATGTTAAAGGAACTTCAACCGGGACACAGCGGCCTCCAGCTTGTTTATAAACCAGGCAATGCTGTTTAGTTACTCAAGTCTCAGATTACAACATCAGCTCAACAATTGGGAGATACCAAAGGGAGTTTAAGACATTTTGGTTACGTTTTATAATTTTGTGACATTCAGTTAGAAAGTAaggttttgtttttttgaagTTGAGAGAATTAATTCGATTCTCTGTGAAAGTAAACAGTCTAATGTTTGGATCCCGTCCAATCGTTTAAGGACCTTATAGAAGATTTAAACGGAGGCTTTTTAAGTTGATTAGCACTaaagttttatataattataatattatatacatttttggagatttttttattattctatcatatatatacttttataaaaatagaatttttttgaattatattatactaaaaaaATGAGATTGACTTCATGGAAAAGAATGAAATATGAGTTATATGATCTACGTGATGAGAGGAAGTTTATGGGTTGTGAATGGACTTTGAAAGGTAAATATAAGATATATGGatttattgataaatttaaGGCTCTCCTAATTGTAAAAAGCTTTACACAGAAATGATGAATAGACTATCAACAAATATATTCTCTGGTTACAAAATTTACATCAATAAGAATTATATTGGCTTTAGTAGCTTGTCTTGATTTAAAACTTTGTTAGATGgatgtaaaaactaaaaacaacttATCCTAATATTTGAAGGATTTGAGGTCAAAGGATAACAAGTCAATAAAACAAGATCTGCAAGTTAAAAAGGTCAATATATGGATTTAAGCAAGCTTCTAGATATTGGAATATTAAGTTTCATGAAGTTATAATTCAACTTGATTTTATTAAGAATAAATTAGGAAATTGTGTCTATACTTTCAAAAGTTGGAGTTCTTTTACAATATTATCAGTACATGTAGATGATATACTGTTAGTAGGAAATGACAAAGATATGTTCAATAACATCAAATTGGAACTTAGCaacaaatttgaaatgaaagatatgGGTGAAGCCTCATATGTTCCACATAACAAGGGATAGAAAAAATAGAACGTTGAGTTTGAATCAAGAAAGTTATCTACATAAAATTGTTAATCAGTTTGGGATGCAGAATTGCAATCCGGCACCGACCCTGTTGGTTGTAACTTGTAAGGAAGGGACTAACACGTAGTAAAGATCTTGAACAGGAGCAAGAAACGTTGAATGTGTCATATGCCCAAGCGGTCGTAAGTTTATTAATGTATGTTATATTGTGCACTCGACCTGACTTATTGGTATTACCTGTTAGTCTATAAGTAGATATCAAAGTAATCTTAATCAATCCCATTGGAGGTTGTGAAGAgtataataaaatacataaaaagtACATTGCACCATTAATTAGTCTATCAGGGAAAAGGGCCTGAAATTACTGAATACTCTGATTCAGATCTCGGAGGTAATAAGGATGATGAAAAATCTACTTCAAGACATCAATTTATATTTGATGGGGCTGCCGTAAGTTGGGAAAGTAAGAAACATGGATGTGTGGCAAGATACACACATAAAGATTAGTATGTAGCTTTTAGCATGACTACTAATCATACTGTCTAGATAAGACGTTTCTTACTAAAGTTAAATCTTAATATCATAGACGGGCCTATTGAAATTTATTGCAATAATATATCAGCTATAGATTTGATTTATAGTTGTACAAATAGTTCACAAGGACAACATATTGGTATACAATATCATTATATTAATGATGTTGTaatagaaaaaaagaagaagtgaAAGTAACATATATTCCCCCGAGTGATATGATTGCGGATCTTTTAACCAAAGGTATTCCGACAGTATTATTCATAAAACATGTTGTTTTGATGGGACTAAGAAATGGAAAATTCTAGGTACTCCAAAAATTCTTCCTAAAATTTCCCCCCAAATCTACTTGGCAAAATCTGATTGGTTCAACTCACACTAATTATAATGGGACCTCCCGTATGCACATCCCAATTAAAACTAGTCATGTGTCTGCCACGTCATTTGAGAAAATTTTTGGGAAAGAAATTTAGGGTATCTAGTATTACCCCTAAGAAATATGTAGACTGTGTAAAATGTGGGAGTcacataaattatttgaaataaagTCAAGTGGTAGATGTCAGTTTACTaactttcaaataaaaataaatatttgtgggAGTTACATATATGAATTAATTATAGAATTATG
Coding sequences:
- the LOC108221286 gene encoding exopolygalacturonase; translated protein: MASNAFVSEIIGLLSFLALLCISDSSKVTPDKFFDVRRYSAVSDGKTDNSQAFLKAWREACNCDGKCWVSVPKGTYKLGNVGFVGPCKGVTGFLIRGAIVAPTDPAQFTERWILFQYVENLLIKGGGTLDGQGASAWPHNDCRINPHCKPLPATLSFDFVTHSRIHHLKSLNSKSVHFNLFACNNITINKVELTAPADSPNTDGIRIGQSNHIKISQSVIGTGDDCIAMINGVRNVVISNVSCGPGHGISIGSLGRASNEQVHDIKVLNCNISNTQNGLRVKTWAPSFSGMVSNLTYQNILMNEVSNPIIFDQNYCPNRSCSKKAQSRVKISNATFKNIRGTSRSKIAVNFQCSGVEPCDRVTLDNINLAYHGPGGPAESLCRNVKGTSTGTQRPPACL